DNA sequence from the Pseudoglutamicibacter cumminsii genome:
TGTATGCGGGGAGATAAGAAAACACAGTCGTCACAGTCATCCGTTCTCTCGGTGATCAGCACCATCACTCAGCCACTGCATAGCGGCCGGAAACTTTTGTCACCAGTGCTTCCGCCTCAGTCTGCAAACGCGGGTCCTCACCGCGGGCAAGAAGTGCATATTCAATTCTACGCTTGCCGTCTTCAGACGGCTCTGAAACCTTGAACCATACGCGGCGGCGCGGAATGAACAGCGACGCCAACAAACCAGCCACAGCGAGCATCGAGAACCCGAGCAGCCACGGCTTACCCGGGTCGTGGTGGATCTCGATGCCGATGAACCGCTTCAAGCCGTCAAAACGGATGGTCCCCTTACCTTCCGGCAACTCGTATTCGCGGTTCTGAGGGTTCAGACCCAGGACGATGCCGCCCGCATCGAGCTTGCGCGAGTTCAACTGCGTCATCTTGTCTGTCTTGAGCACGTACACGTTCTGCGGTGCACCCGTCTCAAGGCCGAGGTCGCCATAGTAGGAGTCCAGGTTCAGCGACGGCGCGAGCGCCTCTGGGTCACCCGAATACGAGACCCCGTCGTCACCTACAACCGTGGTCGGGAGGAAGAAACCCTGGAACCCAAGCTGGCTCGGCTTCGCGTCAGGGACCTTCAGAACCACTAGAGACATGTAGGACGGGTCCTGCGGCTGAGCGACAACCGGGCCGGAGAACGCAACGTTGCCTTCCCCATCCGTCACCGTGATCATCGGCGCGTAGCCGTTACCGAGCAAGTAAATGTCCGTGCCAGCAACACGCAACGGTTCATTCACTTTGAGCTTTTCGTTCGTCCATTCGGCGTCCGGGCTGCGTCGTACCTCAAGGTTCGCTTCGTAGTCGATCGGCTGGCCGTACTTGCCGTCGGCACGCTCTTGGCGGTCAAACTGGATCTTGAAATCTTTAAGCTTCAGCTGAAACGGTTGCAGGTTCTCTGCCTTGAACCGCTGGCCTGGCGAGATCTGGTCGTAAGCGATGAGCGTGTTGGTGAACCCCTCACCTTGAACGATGATGCGCTGACCGTTGTACCCGAACAAGCCACCCAGCGCGACGGCGACCAACACGCCGATCAGAGAAACGTGAAACGTGAGGTTGCCCCATTCACGCAAGTAGCCACGTTCAGCGGCAACCGAGAGCTGCCCGTCGCGCTCCTCGATCGCGGTGCGGTAGCGGCGCTTGCGCAAGATGGTGCGCAGGCTCTGCGCGATCTCCTCGCTATCGCCTTGGTCCGCTTCGAGCTCGATCACGCCGTTGACCGGCATCCGGTTGAGCCGAGCCGGGGTTCGTGCCGGCGGGCGCACGGTTGCTCGCGCGTGCTGACGGGCACGCGGAATCACACACCCGATCAGCGAAACGAATAACAGCAGGTAGATCGCCGAGAACCATACGGACGTGAACACATCGAACAGTTGCAGCTTGTCCAAGATCGGGCCAGCGACCTTGTGCTCTGCAATGTACTGAGCAACACCTTCCGGATCCTGATTGCGCTGCGGGAATAAGGAGCCCGGAACCGCAGCAACAGCGAGTAGCATCAGCAACACCATCGCGGTGCGCATGGTTGTCAGCTGGGTCCACGCCCACCGCAACATGCCTAGCGGGCCAAGAGCAGGCGCCAGCTGCTTCTGCTGCGCCTTCTTCACGGCGTCCTTCTTGGTCACAGCGGCAACCTCACTTCGTTAGCGAACCAGTTCTGCAGCTCGGCAATCCAGGTGTTCCACAAGCCGGAAGCCATCACAATCCCCAAGAGAATCAGAATCACGCCGCCTGTGCGCATCACGGCGAGCTGATGTTTACGGAAGAACGAAACCGCGCGCGTGACCTTGGATAGGCCCAGCGCGACCAGCAAGAACGGAATCCCTAGGCCCAGGCAGTACACGAACGTAATCAGAGCGCCCCGAGGAACGTTCGCGTTCGGGCCAGTCGTCAGGGCGAGCGCCGCCGCCAGCGTTGGCCCCATGCACGGTGCCCAGCCGAGCGCGAATGTCATGCCCAGCAGCGGGGCACCCCACAGCCCGGCGGGCGGGCGTTTGCTGATCCGGCGTTCGCGCTGCATGAAGCCGAAACCGCCCATGAAAACCACACCGAGCAGTGCGACAACAACGCCGAGCGCCTGGGTGACCCACTGGCCTTCGTTGAGCATCCATATGTAGGCGCGTGTGAACACAACGCCGATCAGCACGAAGACCACGGAGAAGCCCAAAACGAACAGACCGATGCCCGCGAACACGCGGCCGCGCTTATGCTGGTTGAGTTCCATGCCGGTCAGCCCGGTCACGTACCCCATGTAGCCAGGCAGAAGCGGCAGCACGCACGGGGACAAGAAGGAGATGAGCCCGGCGAGCGCCGCGATGGGCAACGCGACCAGCAGTGAGCCGTCAGCGATCGATGCGGCGGCCTGGTTACCTGCTGCGCCTGCCGCCGATGCAGTGGCCGCGGCCGCTGTTGCCGCCGCGAGTACGGTGCTGATCATTTGGTGTCAGCGGGGGTCTCTTGCGCGGTTTTGATGAGAGCGCGCAGGGTGGACTCTTCAACAACGCCCAGTACGCGTGCGGATACTCGGCGGTTCGGGTCCAGCACGAGTGTTGTAGGCACGGCCTGTGGCGGGACGTATTGGGACAGCGCGAGCAGGACCCCACCTTCGAGGTCGCGGACGGATTCGTACGGGATCTTGAAGGTTTTATCGAAGGCTTCTGCTGCGGCTTTTTCATCGCGCACGTTGACGCCCAGGAACGTTACGCCTTTGTCTTTGAACTCGTCTGCGACTGCCTTGAGCGCTGGCGCTTCCACTCGGCACGGCGAGCACGCGGCGTACCAGAAGTTCAGGACCAGCACATCGCCCGCCGCGTAGCTTGCGGCGTCGATCTTGGTTCCGCTGAACGTTTCACCTGTGAATTCGACGGGTTCGCCGCGGTCTTCGGGGGCGTATTCGCTCACGGAGCCGTCGCCGGCTACGTAGCCTTTTCCGCTGCCCTCTTTATTTTGGTTGGCGAGGTTGCTGGATTCGGTGGAGCATGCGGCGAGCCCTGCGGCTGCTGTTGCGAGCATGAATCCGAGCACGGCGCGGCGTCCGTAGCGTGGGTTTGGGGTGATTGAGGCGTTCATTCCGGTGTGATCCATGTACCTATGCCCCTGGGACGTTGACGGTTCCAGGGAGGAGTTCTGCTGCTGGTTCTGAGTAGGTGAGGTCTACGGCGTTGCCGTTGCGGTCAAACGAGATCGAGGTGACCGAGGCGAGCGTGCATTCGCGGCGGAATGCGTTGAGCGCCAGGGAGCGCCCTTCGGTTGCTAGGCGGGTGACCCAGATGGGTAGCTGGTGGGATACAACGACGATGTTGGCGCCCGGGCCGTGTTCGGCTACGGCTTGGTCGCGGTGTCGGCTGATGGCTTGTGCCATGCGGGTTGCCTGGTGGGCGTAGGGCTCTCCCCACGATGGGGTGAGCGGGTTGCGCACGAGCGGCCAGAGGCGCGGCGTGCTCAGCAGGGTGTCTTTGATGTTGCTGTAGCCCTCGAGTTTGGATTCGGCTTCGATCACGCCGGGCTCGGTTGTGATCGGGAGTTCGAGCGCCTGTGCGATGGGGTTTGCGGTTTGTTGTGCGCGGATCAGCGGGGAGCTGATGAGTGACACGAAGTTGGTTCCGTGTTCTTTTTGTTCCGCGAAGTGTTTGGCAACCAGGCGGGCCATGGCGTGGCCGCGTTCTGAGAGCTCGTATCCGGGCAGGCGACCGTACAGCACGCGGTGAGGGTTTTCGACTTCACCGTGGCGGACAAGGTGGACAACAGCATGGGACATGGTGCCTATTCTCTCAGAGGGAGCGCGCGGGTGGAGATTCAGTGAACGTTCAGGTTGTTTTTTGCATCCTTTGAGCCCGCAGTT
Encoded proteins:
- a CDS encoding cytochrome c biogenesis CcdA family protein → MISTVLAAATAAAATASAAGAAGNQAAASIADGSLLVALPIAALAGLISFLSPCVLPLLPGYMGYVTGLTGMELNQHKRGRVFAGIGLFVLGFSVVFVLIGVVFTRAYIWMLNEGQWVTQALGVVVALLGVVFMGGFGFMQRERRISKRPPAGLWGAPLLGMTFALGWAPCMGPTLAAALALTTGPNANVPRGALITFVYCLGLGIPFLLVALGLSKVTRAVSFFRKHQLAVMRTGGVILILLGIVMASGLWNTWIAELQNWFANEVRLPL
- a CDS encoding TlpA family protein disulfide reductase codes for the protein MNASITPNPRYGRRAVLGFMLATAAAGLAACSTESSNLANQNKEGSGKGYVAGDGSVSEYAPEDRGEPVEFTGETFSGTKIDAASYAAGDVLVLNFWYAACSPCRVEAPALKAVADEFKDKGVTFLGVNVRDEKAAAEAFDKTFKIPYESVRDLEGGVLLALSQYVPPQAVPTTLVLDPNRRVSARVLGVVEESTLRALIKTAQETPADTK
- the resB gene encoding cytochrome c biogenesis protein ResB produces the protein MTKKDAVKKAQQKQLAPALGPLGMLRWAWTQLTTMRTAMVLLMLLAVAAVPGSLFPQRNQDPEGVAQYIAEHKVAGPILDKLQLFDVFTSVWFSAIYLLLFVSLIGCVIPRARQHARATVRPPARTPARLNRMPVNGVIELEADQGDSEEIAQSLRTILRKRRYRTAIEERDGQLSVAAERGYLREWGNLTFHVSLIGVLVAVALGGLFGYNGQRIIVQGEGFTNTLIAYDQISPGQRFKAENLQPFQLKLKDFKIQFDRQERADGKYGQPIDYEANLEVRRSPDAEWTNEKLKVNEPLRVAGTDIYLLGNGYAPMITVTDGEGNVAFSGPVVAQPQDPSYMSLVVLKVPDAKPSQLGFQGFFLPTTVVGDDGVSYSGDPEALAPSLNLDSYYGDLGLETGAPQNVYVLKTDKMTQLNSRKLDAGGIVLGLNPQNREYELPEGKGTIRFDGLKRFIGIEIHHDPGKPWLLGFSMLAVAGLLASLFIPRRRVWFKVSEPSEDGKRRIEYALLARGEDPRLQTEAEALVTKVSGRYAVAE
- a CDS encoding histidine phosphatase family protein; protein product: MSHAVVHLVRHGEVENPHRVLYGRLPGYELSERGHAMARLVAKHFAEQKEHGTNFVSLISSPLIRAQQTANPIAQALELPITTEPGVIEAESKLEGYSNIKDTLLSTPRLWPLVRNPLTPSWGEPYAHQATRMAQAISRHRDQAVAEHGPGANIVVVSHQLPIWVTRLATEGRSLALNAFRRECTLASVTSISFDRNGNAVDLTYSEPAAELLPGTVNVPGA